The Leclercia sp. S52 genome has a segment encoding these proteins:
- the pdhR gene encoding pyruvate dehydrogenase complex transcriptional repressor PdhR, translating into MAYSKIRQPKLSDVIEQQLEFLILEGTLRPGEKLPPERELAKQFDVSRPSLREAIQRLEAKGLLLRRQGGGTFVQNSLWQSFSDPLVELLSDHPESQFDLLETRHALEGIAAYYAALRSNDEDRERIRELHQAIERAQQSGDLDAESDAVVQYQIAVTEAAHNVVLLHLLRCMEPMLAQNVRQNFELLYARREMLPLVSNHRTRVFEAIMAGEPEQAREASHRHLAFIEEILLDRSREQSRRERSLRRIQQRKD; encoded by the coding sequence ATGGCCTACAGCAAAATTCGCCAACCAAAATTATCCGATGTGATTGAGCAGCAGCTGGAGTTTTTGATCCTTGAGGGGACCCTGCGCCCCGGTGAAAAACTGCCACCTGAACGCGAACTGGCTAAACAGTTCGACGTTTCCCGTCCCTCGCTGCGTGAGGCGATTCAACGTCTCGAAGCCAAGGGCCTACTGCTTCGTCGCCAGGGTGGCGGAACCTTTGTGCAAAACAGCCTGTGGCAGAGCTTCAGCGACCCGTTAGTGGAGCTGCTCTCCGACCACCCAGAATCCCAGTTCGATCTGCTTGAGACCCGTCACGCGCTTGAAGGCATCGCGGCTTACTACGCGGCGCTGCGCAGCAACGATGAAGATCGTGAACGTATTCGCGAACTCCATCAGGCCATTGAACGGGCCCAGCAGTCCGGCGATCTCGACGCCGAGTCCGACGCCGTCGTCCAGTATCAAATTGCCGTCACAGAAGCAGCCCACAACGTGGTGCTCCTCCATCTGCTACGCTGCATGGAGCCAATGCTTGCCCAGAACGTTCGTCAAAATTTTGAATTGTTGTATGCCCGTCGGGAGATGCTCCCGCTGGTCAGCAACCATCGCACCCGAGTATTCGAGGCGATAATGGCCGGGGAGCCGGAGCAGGCGCGTGAAGCGTCGCACCGTCACCTGGCTTTCATTGAGGAAATCTTGCTGGACCGCAGCCGTGAACAGAGTCGTCGAGAACGTTCACTGCGCCGCATACAGCAACGAAAGGATTAA